In the Pseudomonas sp. DTU_2021_1001937_2_SI_NGA_ILE_001 genome, one interval contains:
- the murB gene encoding UDP-N-acetylmuramate dehydrogenase: protein MSLDVRPAVSLKPFNTFAVDVRASLFAEAHSDDDVRQALGLAHARAMPVLVVGGGSNLLLTADLDCLVLRMASRGIRVVEEQDGQVVVEAEAGEPWHPFVLHCLEQGLAGLENLSLIPGTVGAAPMQNIGAYGVEIKDVFHSLVALDRESGALREFFLTDCAFGYRDSLFKQQPGRWIILRVRFQLQREARLHLEYGPVRQRLSEQGIEQPTPMDVSRAICSIRSEKLPDPAKLANAGSFFKNPVIPAEQAQLLKQRYPQMVAYAQADGQVKLAAGWLIEQAGWKGFREGDAGVHRLQALVLVNHGQASGLELLNLAQRIQADILERFGVVLEMEPNRY from the coding sequence ATGAGCCTGGACGTGCGCCCGGCGGTTTCGCTGAAACCCTTCAATACCTTCGCTGTGGATGTGCGCGCCAGCCTGTTCGCCGAAGCGCACAGCGACGACGACGTGCGCCAGGCGCTTGGCCTGGCGCATGCGCGGGCGATGCCGGTGCTGGTCGTCGGTGGTGGCAGCAACCTGCTGCTGACTGCCGACCTGGACTGCCTGGTGTTGCGCATGGCCAGTCGTGGCATCCGGGTTGTCGAGGAGCAGGACGGGCAGGTGGTGGTCGAGGCCGAGGCTGGCGAGCCCTGGCATCCGTTCGTGCTGCACTGTCTGGAGCAGGGCTTGGCAGGCCTGGAAAACCTCAGTCTGATTCCCGGTACGGTGGGGGCTGCGCCCATGCAGAACATCGGTGCCTATGGGGTCGAGATCAAGGACGTGTTCCACAGCCTGGTCGCCCTGGATCGTGAGAGCGGCGCGCTGCGCGAATTCTTCCTGACCGATTGTGCCTTTGGCTACCGCGACAGCCTGTTCAAGCAGCAGCCAGGGCGATGGATCATTCTGCGGGTGCGTTTCCAGCTGCAGCGCGAGGCAAGGCTGCACCTGGAATATGGTCCGGTGCGCCAGCGCCTGAGCGAGCAGGGCATCGAGCAGCCGACCCCAATGGACGTGAGCCGGGCGATCTGTTCGATCCGCAGTGAAAAACTGCCCGACCCGGCCAAGCTGGCCAATGCCGGCAGCTTTTTCAAGAACCCGGTGATTCCTGCCGAGCAGGCGCAGCTGCTCAAGCAGCGCTACCCACAGATGGTGGCCTATGCTCAGGCTGACGGGCAGGTGAAGCTGGCGGCAGGCTGGCTGATCGAGCAGGCCGGCTGGAAAGGCTTTCGTGAGGGCGATGCCGGGGTGCATCGATTGCAGGCGCTGGTGCTGGTCAATCATGGGCAGGCCAGTGGCCTGGAGCTGCTGAACCTGGCTCAACGTATCCAGGCCGATATCCTCGAACGTTTCGGGGTTGTTCTGGAGATGGAGCCGAACCGCTACTGA
- the plsX gene encoding phosphate acyltransferase PlsX: MSAPIIAIDAMGGDFGPRSIVQASLACLASTPSLHLALVGQAPLIEDLISRHPGVDRARLHVVHASEVVTMDEKPSQALRGKPDSSMRVALGLVADGQAQACVSAGNTGALMALSRFVLKTLPGIDRPAMVAAIPTRAGHCHLLDLGANVDCTAENLYQFAVMGAVTAEAAGVDRPRVALLNVGTEDIKGNQQVRQAAALLQQARGLNYIGFVEGDGLYRGEADVVVCDGFVGNVLLKSSEGLATMIAERIETLFTQGLFGRAAGLLALPVLRRLRGELAPARHNGASLLGLQGIVVKSHGAAGVDGLQSAIQRTVTQVQENLPQRLRGRLEALLPGPSKM, from the coding sequence TTGTCCGCTCCGATCATCGCGATCGACGCAATGGGCGGGGACTTCGGTCCCCGCAGCATTGTCCAGGCTAGTCTTGCCTGTCTCGCTTCTACCCCCTCGCTTCACCTGGCCCTTGTCGGCCAAGCTCCCCTGATCGAAGACCTGATATCCCGTCATCCTGGCGTGGATCGCGCGCGCCTGCATGTCGTGCATGCCAGCGAGGTCGTCACGATGGACGAAAAGCCCTCCCAGGCGCTGCGTGGCAAGCCCGACTCCTCGATGCGGGTGGCGCTCGGCCTGGTGGCTGACGGTCAGGCACAGGCCTGCGTCAGTGCCGGCAACACGGGTGCGCTGATGGCCCTGTCGCGCTTCGTGCTCAAGACCCTGCCGGGCATCGACCGCCCGGCCATGGTGGCCGCCATTCCGACCCGAGCCGGGCATTGCCATCTGCTGGACCTTGGGGCGAACGTCGATTGTACGGCGGAGAATCTCTATCAGTTCGCGGTGATGGGGGCGGTGACTGCCGAGGCGGCAGGGGTGGACCGGCCCCGGGTCGCGCTGCTCAATGTCGGTACCGAGGACATCAAGGGCAATCAGCAGGTCAGGCAGGCGGCAGCGCTGCTGCAGCAGGCCCGGGGGCTCAACTACATTGGTTTCGTCGAAGGTGACGGCCTGTATCGGGGCGAAGCGGACGTGGTGGTGTGCGACGGTTTCGTCGGTAACGTGCTGCTCAAGTCCAGCGAGGGCCTGGCGACCATGATTGCCGAGCGCATCGAAACCCTGTTCACCCAGGGCCTGTTCGGGCGTGCCGCCGGGCTGCTGGCCTTGCCGGTGCTGCGCCGCCTGCGCGGCGAGCTGGCACCGGCACGGCACAATGGCGCCAGCCTGCTGGGCCTGCAGGGCATCGTGGTGAAGAGTCACGGGGCGGCGGGCGTCGACGGATTGCAGAGTGCGATCCAGCGTACCGTGACCCAGGTGCAGGAAAACCTGCCGCAACGCTTGCGCGGGCGACTGGAGGCGTTATTGCCGGGACCGTCTAAAATGTGA
- the rluC gene encoding 23S rRNA pseudouridine(955/2504/2580) synthase RluC — protein sequence MTTNTPPTPGVQLVEVAPEYAGQRIDNFLITYLKGVPKTLVYRILRKGEVRVNKGRAKPEYKLQAGDIVRIPPVRVPERDEPVPVAQGLLQRLEAAIVHEDKALIVLNKPAGIAVHGGSGLNFGVIEAFRQLRPDAKELELVHRLDRDTSGLLMIAKKRSMLRHLHEALRGDGVDKRYMALVRGHWATSCKQVRAPLLKSNLRSGERMVEVNDEGKEALTLFKVLRRFGDFATMVEARPVTGRTHQIRVHALHAGHSIAGDPKYGDEDFSREIRELGGKRLFLHAYMLTVPLPDGGKLELQAPVDEMWAKTVERLSAP from the coding sequence ATGACGACTAACACCCCCCCAACCCCCGGCGTTCAGCTGGTCGAGGTTGCCCCGGAATATGCCGGTCAACGCATCGATAATTTCCTGATCACGTACCTCAAGGGCGTACCCAAGACGCTGGTCTACCGCATCCTGCGCAAGGGCGAAGTGCGAGTGAACAAGGGGCGCGCCAAGCCGGAGTACAAGCTGCAGGCGGGCGACATCGTGCGCATTCCGCCGGTGCGCGTGCCCGAGCGCGACGAGCCGGTGCCGGTCGCCCAGGGCCTGCTGCAGCGTCTGGAAGCGGCCATCGTTCACGAGGACAAGGCACTCATCGTGCTCAACAAACCGGCCGGTATTGCCGTGCATGGTGGCAGTGGCCTGAACTTTGGCGTGATCGAAGCGTTCCGTCAGCTGCGCCCCGACGCCAAGGAGCTGGAGCTGGTGCATCGCCTGGACCGCGACACGTCTGGTCTGCTGATGATCGCCAAGAAGCGCAGCATGCTGCGCCATCTGCACGAAGCCCTGCGCGGCGACGGTGTCGACAAGCGCTACATGGCGCTGGTGCGCGGCCACTGGGCGACATCCTGCAAGCAAGTGCGCGCGCCGCTGCTCAAGAGCAACCTGCGTTCCGGCGAGCGCATGGTCGAGGTCAACGACGAAGGTAAGGAGGCGTTGACGCTGTTCAAGGTGCTGCGCCGCTTCGGTGACTTCGCCACGATGGTCGAGGCGCGGCCGGTGACCGGGCGCACCCACCAGATCCGTGTGCATGCCCTGCATGCGGGGCATTCGATCGCTGGCGATCCCAAGTACGGCGATGAAGATTTTTCCCGCGAGATCCGCGAGCTGGGCGGCAAGCGCCTGTTCCTGCACGCCTACATGTTGACCGTGCCGCTGCCCGATGGCGGCAAACTCGAACTGCAGGCCCCTGTCGACGAGATGTGGGCCAAGACCGTGGAGCGTCTGAGTGCGCCGTAA
- the fabD gene encoding ACP S-malonyltransferase, whose protein sequence is MSASLAFVFPGQGSQSLGMLADQAAQHPLILDTFEQASDALGYDLWALTQQGPVEQLNQTDKTQPAILTASIALWHVWLAEGGAVPAYVAGHSLGEYSALVAAGSLALEDAVKLVERRGQLMQEAVPAGQGGMAAILGLSDDDVRAACAEAAQGQVVSAVNFNSPGQVVIAGAADAVARAIELCKARGAKRALPLPVSVPSHCELMRPAAERFAASVEAIDWQEPQIALVQNVSAAAVSDLATLKRDLLEQLYKPVRWVESIQCLAGLGATQLVECGPGKVLAGLNKRCADGVVTYNLDTPDPDAFAAIRAALA, encoded by the coding sequence ATGTCTGCATCCCTCGCATTCGTCTTCCCGGGTCAAGGATCGCAATCGCTCGGCATGCTCGCCGATCAAGCGGCGCAGCATCCGTTGATCCTCGATACCTTCGAGCAGGCGTCCGACGCCCTGGGTTACGACCTGTGGGCTTTGACCCAGCAGGGGCCTGTCGAACAGCTCAACCAGACCGACAAGACCCAGCCGGCCATCCTCACCGCATCCATCGCGTTGTGGCATGTGTGGCTCGCCGAAGGTGGTGCGGTGCCGGCCTATGTCGCCGGCCACAGCCTGGGTGAGTACAGCGCCCTGGTGGCCGCTGGCAGCCTGGCACTGGAAGACGCCGTCAAGCTGGTCGAGCGTCGTGGTCAGCTGATGCAGGAAGCCGTGCCGGCCGGGCAGGGTGGCATGGCAGCGATTCTCGGCCTGAGTGACGACGACGTGCGTGCCGCCTGCGCCGAAGCGGCTCAGGGTCAGGTGGTCAGCGCGGTGAATTTCAACTCGCCGGGCCAGGTGGTCATCGCCGGTGCCGCCGATGCGGTGGCGCGAGCCATCGAACTGTGCAAGGCGCGTGGCGCCAAGCGTGCCCTGCCGCTGCCGGTCAGCGTGCCGTCGCACTGCGAGCTGATGCGCCCGGCTGCCGAGCGCTTCGCTGCATCGGTCGAGGCCATCGACTGGCAAGAGCCGCAGATCGCCCTGGTGCAGAATGTCAGTGCCGCCGCCGTAAGCGATCTGGCGACCCTCAAGCGTGATCTGCTCGAGCAGCTGTACAAGCCTGTTCGTTGGGTGGAGTCCATTCAGTGCCTGGCCGGCCTGGGTGCGACCCAACTGGTGGAATGTGGTCCCGGCAAGGTGCTTGCCGGTCTGAACAAGCGCTGCGCCGATGGCGTGGTGACCTATAACCTGGATACCCCTGACCCTGACGCCTTTGCCGCCATCCGTGCGGCACTGGCCTGA
- the rpmF gene encoding 50S ribosomal protein L32 — MAVQQNKKSRSARDMRRSHDALEANALSVEKTTGEVHLRHHVSPEGVYRGRKVIDKGADE, encoded by the coding sequence ATGGCTGTTCAGCAGAACAAAAAATCCCGCTCTGCTCGTGACATGCGTCGTTCGCACGACGCTCTCGAAGCGAACGCTCTGTCCGTGGAAAAAACCACTGGCGAAGTTCACCTGCGCCACCACGTTTCGCCAGAAGGCGTATACCGTGGCCGCAAAGTGATCGACAAGGGCGCTGACGAGTAA
- a CDS encoding YceD family protein, translated as MLNDPIPSHIDPRKLADRGTTLEGEVQLAGLQRLCDPLADDAGVVQARFAFERDERRAVVFHSHLDVTVKMVCQRCLEQVTLPIHSECTYVVVKEGANTQSLPKGYDVLELGEDPLDLLALIEDELLLALPIVPAHHPEECQQPAGLDEPEPSVDEVARSNPFSVLAQLKRDPNV; from the coding sequence ATGTTGAATGACCCGATTCCATCTCATATTGACCCGCGCAAACTGGCTGATCGCGGCACGACCCTAGAGGGTGAAGTGCAGCTGGCCGGCTTGCAGAGACTCTGTGACCCGCTGGCCGATGACGCCGGTGTGGTGCAGGCCAGGTTCGCCTTCGAACGGGACGAGCGCCGGGCCGTGGTTTTCCACAGCCACCTCGACGTTACCGTGAAGATGGTCTGCCAGCGTTGTCTCGAGCAGGTTACCCTGCCGATCCACAGTGAATGTACTTACGTGGTGGTGAAGGAGGGTGCGAACACCCAATCGTTGCCGAAAGGCTATGACGTGTTGGAACTGGGCGAGGATCCTTTGGATCTGCTGGCATTGATCGAGGATGAGCTGCTGCTCGCCTTGCCGATTGTGCCTGCTCATCATCCTGAAGAATGCCAGCAACCGGCGGGTCTCGATGAGCCCGAACCGAGCGTGGACGAGGTAGCACGGTCCAACCCGTTCAGTGTATTGGCGCAATTAAAGCGTGACCCAAACGTTTAG
- a CDS encoding S49 family peptidase, with amino-acid sequence MSDQWKAPDSQSGGSAEDAKSWKLLEKTLQASIQEQRRSRRWGIFFKFLTFAYLFGALLLFTPLLSETKAARGTEHTALIDVQGMIADKESASADNIVGALRAAFEDSKTKGVILRINSPGGSPVQSGYVYDEIRRLRAEKPAIKVYAVITDLGASGAYYIASAADQIYADKASLVGSIGVTAAGFGFVGAMEKLGVDRRTYTSGEHKAFLDPFQPPKEDETRFWQGVLDTTHRQFIASVKQGRGERLKDKEHPELFSGLVWTGEQAVGLGLVDALGSSSYVAREVIGAKDIVDFTVQESPFDRFSKKLGASMAERLAMWAGFSGPALR; translated from the coding sequence ATGTCTGATCAATGGAAGGCGCCAGACTCGCAGAGTGGTGGGTCGGCGGAAGATGCCAAGAGTTGGAAGCTGCTGGAAAAGACTCTGCAGGCCAGTATCCAGGAACAGCGCCGGTCGCGGCGCTGGGGGATTTTCTTCAAGTTCCTGACCTTCGCCTACCTGTTCGGCGCGCTGCTGCTGTTCACGCCGCTGCTCTCGGAGACCAAGGCCGCGCGCGGCACCGAGCATACGGCGTTGATCGACGTGCAGGGCATGATTGCCGACAAGGAGTCGGCCAGTGCCGACAATATCGTGGGTGCGCTGCGTGCGGCCTTCGAAGACAGCAAGACCAAGGGTGTGATCCTGCGCATCAACAGCCCTGGCGGCAGTCCGGTGCAGTCGGGCTATGTGTACGATGAAATTCGCCGCCTGCGTGCCGAAAAGCCGGCGATCAAGGTGTACGCAGTGATCACCGATCTCGGTGCCTCCGGTGCCTACTACATCGCCAGCGCAGCCGACCAGATCTACGCCGACAAGGCCAGCCTGGTCGGCTCCATCGGTGTGACGGCAGCCGGCTTCGGCTTCGTCGGTGCCATGGAGAAGCTGGGCGTCGATCGTCGTACCTACACGTCGGGTGAGCACAAGGCGTTCCTCGATCCCTTCCAGCCGCCCAAGGAAGATGAAACCCGCTTCTGGCAGGGGGTGCTGGACACCACGCATCGGCAATTCATCGCCAGCGTCAAGCAGGGGCGTGGCGAGCGTCTCAAGGACAAGGAGCATCCCGAGCTGTTCTCGGGGCTGGTCTGGACTGGCGAGCAGGCCGTCGGCCTGGGTCTGGTGGATGCCCTGGGCAGCTCCAGCTATGTCGCCCGCGAAGTGATCGGCGCCAAGGATATCGTCGATTTCACCGTGCAGGAGTCGCCGTTCGACCGCTTCTCCAAGAAGCTGGGAGCCAGCATGGCCGAGCGTCTGGCGATGTGGGCAGGCTTCAGCGGACCTGCTTTGCGTTAA
- a CDS encoding nucleoside triphosphate pyrophosphatase, producing MPSLLLASSSPYRRELLARLRLPFTCSSPDIDESRQPGEDATALVQRLAQQKAQALADRHPDHLIIGSDQVAVLDGEILGKPHDFERALAQLSAASGKSVSFLTGLALLNTRTGQCQIDCVPFTVHMRQLDAATLERYLRAEQPYDCAGSFKAEGLGVSLFRSTEGSDATSLVGLPLIRLVDMLIKEGVSIP from the coding sequence ATGCCTTCCCTGCTTCTCGCCTCCAGCTCGCCCTACCGCCGCGAACTGCTCGCCCGCCTGCGCCTGCCATTCACCTGCAGCTCGCCCGACATCGACGAAAGCCGCCAGCCGGGCGAAGACGCTACGGCTCTGGTACAGCGTCTGGCACAGCAGAAGGCCCAGGCCCTGGCGGACCGCCACCCCGACCACCTGATCATCGGCTCGGACCAGGTCGCCGTGCTGGACGGCGAAATACTCGGCAAACCCCACGATTTCGAGCGCGCCCTGGCGCAGCTGTCTGCTGCCAGCGGCAAGAGCGTGAGCTTCCTCACGGGCCTGGCACTGCTCAATACCCGCACCGGCCAGTGTCAGATCGACTGCGTGCCCTTTACCGTGCACATGCGGCAATTGGACGCTGCCACCCTTGAACGCTACCTGCGCGCCGAACAACCCTACGACTGCGCTGGCAGCTTCAAGGCCGAAGGCCTGGGCGTCAGCCTGTTTCGCAGCACGGAAGGCAGCGATGCCACCAGCCTGGTCGGCCTGCCACTCATCCGCCTTGTGGACATGCTAATAAAGGAAGGCGTGAGCATTCCCTGA
- a CDS encoding HAD-IA family hydrolase, whose protein sequence is MRRNYDLLIFDWDGTLADSIGRIVQAMREAAINGDVPVRDDEAIKGIIGLGLPEAIRTLYPHFTPDALLAFRQRYVDSYMAMDEVASPLFEGVLESIHAFREQGYRLAVATGKARRGLDRVLEAHGWREFFDITRAADETASKPDPLMLHEIMAHCDVPAERSLMIGDSSFDLLMARNAGMHSVAVGYGAQSLDSLREFGPQLAIEHFFELGVWLGRP, encoded by the coding sequence GTGCGCCGTAATTACGATCTGCTGATCTTCGACTGGGACGGCACGCTGGCCGACTCCATTGGTCGCATCGTCCAGGCCATGCGCGAAGCGGCCATCAATGGCGATGTGCCGGTGCGTGACGACGAGGCCATCAAGGGCATCATCGGTCTGGGCCTGCCCGAAGCCATTCGTACCCTGTACCCGCACTTCACCCCCGATGCGCTGCTGGCGTTCCGTCAGCGCTATGTCGACAGCTACATGGCCATGGATGAAGTGGCCTCGCCGCTGTTCGAGGGGGTGTTGGAGTCGATCCATGCGTTCCGCGAGCAGGGCTATCGCCTGGCGGTGGCCACTGGCAAGGCCCGGCGTGGTCTGGATCGGGTGCTCGAGGCGCACGGCTGGCGGGAGTTCTTCGACATCACGCGTGCTGCCGATGAAACCGCCAGCAAGCCGGACCCGCTGATGCTGCATGAAATCATGGCGCATTGCGATGTGCCGGCCGAGCGCTCGCTGATGATCGGCGATTCGTCCTTCGACCTGCTGATGGCGCGCAATGCGGGTATGCACAGCGTGGCGGTGGGCTATGGTGCGCAGTCGCTGGATTCATTGCGTGAGTTCGGTCCGCAACTGGCCATCGAACACTTTTTCGAGTTGGGTGTCTGGTTGGGCAGGCCCTGA
- the rne gene encoding ribonuclease E → MKRMLINATQPEELRVALVDGQRLYDLDIESGAREQKKANIYKGRITRIEPSLEAAFVDFGSERHGFLPLKEISREYFKKTPEGRVNIKDVLSEGQEVIVQVEKEERGNKGAALTTFISLAGRYLVLMPNNPRAGGISRRIEGEERNELREALNGLIAPADMGLIVRTAGLGRSSEEMQWDLDYLLQLWTAIKEASQDRAAPFLIYQESNVIIRAIRDYLRQDIGEVLIDSVEAQEEALTFIRQVMPQYASKIKLYEDSVPLFNRFQIESQIETAFQRVVELPSGGSIVIDPTEALVSIDINSARATKGSDIEETALQTNLEAAEEIARQLRLRDIGGLIVIDFIDMTPAKNQRAVEEKVRECLEADRARVQVGRISRFGLLEMSRQRLRPSLGESSGIVCPRCNGTGIIRDVESLSLAILRLIEEEALKDRTAEVRAQVPIPVAAFLLNEKRNSITKIELRTRARIVILPNDHLETPHFEVQRLRDDNPDANSHKSSYEIAAAAAEIEEMAPQASATRTLVRQEAAVKTAPARANAPVPVEEAAPAPVAQPVAAHEPSLFKGLVKSLVSLFASSKPEPVAPAAAATEKPATSERPARNEERRNGRQQSRGRSNRRDEDRKPREERGERTPREERAPREERAPREERAPREERAPREERAPREERAPREERAPREARDDSAPREERQPRAPRERKPREERVRELREPLDAAPSEAPSLDKPDTREERAPREERVAREERTPREERAPREERQPRPPREERQPRAEQAPADADEEILNGEEQAHDDQQEGTDGERPRRRSRGQRRRSNRRERQRDANGVELAEGSEETTEGQGDAVAAGLVVTAAVAGGVISANAEADANRQAEAAAEQADAAPAATLEAPAASEAAPQEVSFEAPAAAVEAPAVEAPAVERNEPAVVAAAPAVELASEAPAAEVVAADDKPAAAFVPTPEPVAEPAAEPVSQPQIEAAPASESAELNAPVAASPVEEAPAAKEELVAYAAPAAEPTPVATPVVEEKPSLPVSSSGRAPNDPREVRRRKREEEERRRQQAEAAAAAPAQQPVVEAPVVEAPAVEVPAAVEAQVEAPVAETAAPEAAEARSPADAVAEAPAAEAAEAKADEAASESKAEEHSRESKPLA, encoded by the coding sequence ATGAAAAGAATGCTGATTAACGCGACTCAACCCGAAGAGTTGCGTGTTGCACTGGTAGACGGCCAGCGCCTCTACGACCTGGACATCGAGTCCGGCGCCCGCGAGCAGAAGAAGGCCAACATCTACAAGGGCCGGATCACTCGCATCGAGCCGAGTCTGGAAGCCGCCTTCGTCGACTTCGGCTCCGAGCGTCACGGCTTCCTGCCTCTCAAGGAAATCTCCCGCGAATACTTCAAGAAGACCCCCGAAGGCCGGGTCAACATCAAGGACGTCCTGAGCGAAGGCCAGGAAGTGATCGTCCAGGTGGAGAAGGAAGAGCGCGGCAACAAGGGCGCCGCCCTGACCACCTTCATCAGCCTCGCCGGCCGCTACCTGGTGCTGATGCCCAACAACCCGCGCGCCGGCGGCATCTCTCGCCGTATCGAAGGCGAAGAGCGTAACGAGCTGCGTGAAGCCCTCAACGGCCTGATCGCACCGGCCGACATGGGCCTGATCGTGCGCACCGCCGGCCTGGGCCGCAGCAGCGAAGAAATGCAGTGGGACCTCGACTACCTGCTGCAGCTGTGGACCGCCATCAAGGAAGCGTCCCAGGACCGCGCCGCGCCATTCCTGATCTACCAGGAAAGCAACGTCATCATCCGCGCCATCCGCGACTACCTGCGCCAGGACATCGGCGAAGTGCTGATCGACAGCGTCGAGGCCCAGGAAGAAGCCCTGACCTTCATCCGCCAGGTGATGCCGCAGTACGCCAGCAAGATCAAGCTGTACGAAGACAGCGTCCCGCTGTTCAACCGCTTCCAGATCGAAAGCCAGATCGAAACCGCCTTCCAGCGCGTCGTCGAACTGCCTTCCGGCGGTTCGATCGTCATCGACCCCACCGAGGCCCTGGTGTCCATCGACATCAACTCGGCACGCGCCACCAAAGGCAGCGACATCGAAGAAACCGCCCTGCAGACCAACCTCGAAGCTGCCGAAGAGATCGCCCGCCAGCTGCGCCTGCGTGACATTGGCGGCCTGATCGTCATCGACTTCATCGACATGACCCCGGCCAAGAACCAGCGCGCCGTGGAAGAGAAAGTCCGCGAATGCCTGGAAGCCGACCGCGCCCGCGTGCAGGTCGGCCGCATCTCGCGCTTCGGCCTGCTGGAAATGTCGCGTCAGCGCCTGCGCCCTTCCCTGGGCGAGAGCAGCGGCATCGTCTGCCCACGCTGCAACGGCACCGGCATCATCCGTGACGTCGAATCCCTTTCGCTGGCCATCCTGCGCCTGATCGAGGAAGAAGCCCTCAAGGACCGCACCGCGGAAGTCCGCGCCCAGGTGCCGATCCCGGTCGCCGCCTTCCTGCTCAACGAGAAGCGCAACTCGATCACCAAGATCGAACTGCGTACCCGTGCGCGTATCGTCATCCTGCCGAACGACCACCTGGAAACGCCGCACTTCGAAGTGCAGCGCCTGCGTGACGACAACCCGGATGCCAACTCGCACAAATCCAGCTACGAAATCGCCGCAGCTGCCGCCGAAATCGAGGAAATGGCACCACAGGCCAGCGCGACCCGCACCTTGGTACGCCAGGAAGCGGCCGTGAAGACCGCCCCGGCCCGTGCCAACGCACCGGTCCCCGTGGAAGAAGCCGCCCCGGCCCCGGTCGCCCAGCCCGTTGCCGCACACGAGCCAAGCCTGTTCAAGGGCCTGGTGAAGTCGCTGGTCAGTCTGTTCGCCTCCAGCAAGCCGGAACCCGTCGCTCCGGCCGCCGCTGCCACCGAGAAGCCCGCCACCAGCGAGCGCCCGGCGCGCAACGAAGAACGCCGCAACGGTCGCCAGCAGAGCCGTGGCCGCAGCAACCGCCGCGACGAAGACCGCAAGCCCCGCGAAGAGCGCGGCGAGCGTACTCCGCGCGAGGAACGCGCACCGCGCGAAGAACGCGCCCCACGTGAAGAACGTGCACCGCGCGAAGAGCGCGCCCCACGCGAAGAACGTGCCCCGCGCGAAGAGCGTGCCCCACGCGAAGAACGCGCACCCCGCGAAGCCCGTGACGACTCCGCACCACGCGAAGAGCGCCAGCCACGTGCACCGCGCGAGCGCAAGCCACGCGAAGAGCGCGTGCGCGAGCTGCGTGAGCCTCTGGACGCCGCACCAAGCGAAGCGCCATCGCTCGACAAGCCTGACACCCGCGAAGAGCGCGCACCACGTGAAGAACGTGTAGCTCGCGAAGAGCGCACCCCACGCGAGGAACGCGCACCACGCGAAGAGCGTCAACCACGTCCACCACGTGAAGAGCGCCAGCCACGTGCCGAGCAGGCCCCTGCCGACGCTGACGAGGAAATCCTCAACGGCGAAGAGCAGGCCCATGACGATCAGCAGGAAGGAACCGATGGCGAACGTCCACGCCGCCGCTCCCGTGGCCAGCGCCGTCGCAGCAACCGTCGCGAGCGTCAGCGTGATGCCAACGGCGTGGAACTGGCCGAAGGCAGCGAAGAGACCACTGAAGGTCAAGGCGACGCCGTCGCGGCCGGCCTGGTAGTCACCGCTGCCGTAGCCGGCGGTGTGATCAGCGCCAACGCCGAAGCCGACGCCAACCGTCAGGCAGAAGCGGCGGCCGAACAGGCCGACGCCGCTCCAGCAGCGACACTCGAAGCGCCGGCTGCCAGCGAAGCTGCACCGCAGGAAGTTTCGTTCGAGGCCCCTGCTGCAGCCGTTGAAGCCCCTGCCGTGGAGGCTCCAGCGGTAGAGCGCAACGAGCCCGCCGTGGTAGCGGCCGCGCCTGCAGTCGAACTGGCCAGCGAAGCACCTGCTGCCGAGGTAGTAGCTGCCGACGACAAGCCGGCTGCCGCCTTTGTCCCGACTCCAGAGCCCGTGGCCGAACCGGCTGCAGAGCCGGTGAGCCAGCCGCAGATCGAGGCAGCTCCCGCCAGCGAGTCCGCCGAACTGAACGCACCTGTTGCGGCCAGCCCGGTCGAGGAAGCGCCAGCGGCCAAGGAAGAGCTTGTAGCCTATGCCGCACCGGCCGCCGAGCCAACCCCGGTTGCCACCCCGGTCGTGGAAGAAAAGCCAAGCCTGCCGGTCAGCAGCTCGGGCCGCGCGCCAAACGACCCACGTGAAGTGCGTCGCCGCAAGCGCGAGGAAGAAGAGCGTCGTCGCCAGCAGGCTGAGGCCGCTGCCGCAGCACCGGCCCAACAGCCGGTCGTTGAGGCGCCGGTCGTCGAAGCCCCAGCGGTCGAAGTGCCTGCTGCCGTCGAAGCACAGGTAGAAGCCCCTGTGGCCGAAACTGCGGCACCTGAGGCAGCCGAAGCTCGGAGCCCGGCAGACGCCGTGGCTGAAGCCCCGGCCGCCGAAGCAGCCGAAGCCAAGGCCGACGAGGCAGCAAGCGAAAGCAAGGCCGAGGAACACAGCCGCGAAAGCAAACCGCTGGCCTGA